The genomic DNA CGTCCGCGATCGCCTTCATCACGGGCGACCCGGTGGAGGCGGCCAAGAGCCTGCGTGACTTCGCCAAGGCGCACCCCCTCCTCGTCATCAAGGGCGGCTACCTCGAAGGCAAGCCGCTCACCGCCGAGGAGATCACCAAGCTCGCGGACCTCGAGTCCCGCGAGGTTCTGCTGGCCAAGCTGGCCGGCGCCATGAAGGCGTCGCTCAGCAACGCCGTCTACCTGTTCGCGGCCCCGCTGTCGCAGTTCGCCGCCACGGTGGACGCGCTGCGCGCCAAGGTCGAGGAGCAGGGCGGCGCAGCGGCCGCTCCCGCCCCCGCGGCCGAAGCGTCCGACGCTGAGGCGACCGAGGCCGAGGCGCCAGCGGCGTCCGAGGCCGAGACCCCCGAGGCCGCGGACACCCCGGCCGCCGAGACGGCGGCCACCGAAGACGTCGCCGCGGGTGGCGACGCGTCCTGAGGTCACTCAGGACAACCCATCACGAGCCACTCACGGCACGAAGCAAGG from Austwickia sp. includes the following:
- the rplJ gene encoding 50S ribosomal protein L10; the encoded protein is MATPQKQAAIAELTGKFRESGAAVLTEYRGLTVAQLKELRNSLRANGSYAVVKNTLTDIAAKEAGVTAFEGQMTGPSAIAFITGDPVEAAKSLRDFAKAHPLLVIKGGYLEGKPLTAEEITKLADLESREVLLAKLAGAMKASLSNAVYLFAAPLSQFAATVDALRAKVEEQGGAAAAPAPAAEASDAEATEAEAPAASEAETPEAADTPAAETAATEDVAAGGDAS